The genomic DNA TTCGCGCCACGGCTCATGGCCGGCTTCATGAAGGAGCATCCCGATATCGACATGCGGCTTGCCGTCGGCAATCGCGCCGAAACGATCGACAGTCTGAAGAACCACGACATCGACATCGCACTGATGGGCCGTCCGCCCAAGGAAGTTTCGGTGCGCGCTTCGGTCTTCGGCGATCATCCGCTGGTTGTCATCGCGCCGCCCGAACACCCGCTGGCGTCGGCACGCGACATTTCCAAGCAGAGGATCGCCGAGGAGCATTTCCTCATTCGCGAGCCGGGCTCGGGCACGCGCATCTCGCTGGAGATATTCCTGAGCGACGTTCCCGGCCGGATCGACGATCTCGGCGTCGAGATGGGCTCGAACGAGACGATCAAGCAGGCGGTGATGGCAGGTCTCGGCATCGCTTTCATCTCCGCGCACACCATCGCCGCGGAAACGGAAGCCGGCCGGCTCGTCATTCTCGACGTGGCCGGGATGCCGATCCGCCGGCAATGGTTTTCGGTGATGCGCACCGATCATGTGATCTCGCCGGCCATGGCGACCTTCAACGATTTCCTGATGCGCAGAGGCGCAACCTACCTGCCCCTGTTCGGCAAACTGTATCCGTACGCCGAAGCGAATGACGCGGCTCGGATGCAAAAAATGAGAGCGCCTGGAAAGCGGCCAGAGTGAAGCGCCCGACATACCGGCCGAAGAAATCATGCGAAAGAAAGCCGACAAGGGCGTGGAAAACGCACCGCCATCGATGGCGGTCGGGGGGCTCGCATGGTATGTTGCAGTGCGAAAGGGCAGGGGCACGCGCTCTCATACTCGCAGACAAGACGGATAGGCAGCCAACCCCTGCAGACAAATCGCTATGGGTCCCGGGCGCGAGGTTCGGGAATTCGAAGGGGAAGGGGCATGCTTTATACAATCGTGATGATGGTCTGCATGACGGCGGTGCCGCAGACCTGCGAGCAACGCGAGGAAATGGCGGACGGCCTGGCCATGAATCCCGGGGTGGCCTTCATGCAGGCGCAGCCGCTGGTCGCCCATTGGCTGGAGACACATCCCGGCTATTTCGTGCAGCGCTGGCGTGTGCTGCCCGGCCGGGGATCCTGACGGGGCATCTTCGAAGCGGGCTTTATTTCGCGCAAGTCGTTCTCCCAAAACCGCTGCGCACTTTTGGGCGACATGCGTTATTTCTTCGCGGCAAGCGTTTCCGAGACAGTCTTGGACAGCTGATAAAGCCGCTGCTCGATTATCGTCGGCACATCGCAGACGTAAGTCAGCGATTGCGCACGCTCGTTGAAGATGCGCGTCGCGAAATTCAGCTGGTCGGTCTGCCGCTCGACCTCGTCCTGATCCGCGTCGGGTTTTGCGCGCAAGACATCGACATCGGACGCCTGCTTGCGCAATTCGGCGGCCATTTCGAGCTGCCTGTGGGCGTAACGGGAAATGCCGGAAATCACATGCGAACGCTCGGCGTCCATGTGGTCGAACATGCCTTGCAAGAGCATCGCCATTTTCGGCGCAAGTTGCTCGGCCGGCAGGGAGGCGGCAAAATCCCTGATCTTCATCTGCGCGTCTGCTATCGGCAGCCTGCGAGCCGCCACCTCCTCGACCAGGGCGGAGACGGAAGGGTCCTGCGACCAATCCTTCGCCGCTGGTGGAAGGTCCGGTCCATTCCAGACCTGGGCGAGCGAGAGTTGCGGCACCTTGCGCTGAGCGCAGGGCCAGTCCGGATCGGTATTCGCGGCCACGGCGCCGGCGTTCGGCACGAGCATGGCGGCCGCAACCAGGCTGCGTACAAGCCTCATCCGTTCCATCAATCGTTTCCTCCCGTGCCCTGTTTGCGGATTATCAGGCCGCGCGAAGGGTCATAAGCGATGATGGCGCCTCCCAGAAACAGCAGCGTGCAGCCGGCGACGACACCCAGCGACACCCAATCGATCTGCCCGTAGAAGGCGAAGCGGATCAGTTCGACGGCGTAGGTGAAGGGGTTGGCGAGGCAGAGCTTGTAAAGAAGCGGGCTCGCTTCCTGGATGCGCCACAAAGGGTAGAGCGCCGGAGAAGCGAAATAGCCGGGAAAGATAACGAAGTTCATGATGCCGGCGAAATTCTCGAGCTGCTTGATCATCGAGGACAAAAGCATGCCGAGCGCACAAAGCATCATGCCGGACAGGAACAGGGCCGGCAGCACGAACAAGTAGCCGAGCGGCGGCGCCTTGACGCCCCAGAACCAGGCAACGATCAGGAAGGCGTAGACCTGCGCGATCGATACGGAAACACCGGCGAGCATCTTCGACAGCAGCAGGTACCAGCGGGGGAATGGGCTGACCAGCAGGATGCGCATATTGCCCATCTCGCGGTCGTAGACCATCGACAGCGAAGACTGCATGCCCGAGAACAGCAGGATCATGCCGCACAAGCCTGGCGTGATATAGACCTCATAGAGCACGTAGGTCTTGTAGGGCGGGATGATCGAAACGCCGAGCACCTGCCGGAATCCGGCGGCAAAAATGAACAGCCAGACGAGCGGTCGAACCAGCGACGAGATGAAACGCTCGCGCTGGTGCAGGAAGCGCAGGCATTCCCGTATGACGACACCTTTGAGGCAGATGAGATAGTGACGAAGGCCGAACGCGCCGGACTTCGCTGGCGTGACAGCGGCGACCTTTTCCGGCATTGCGGGAGAGTTCAT from Mesorhizobium sp. M1E.F.Ca.ET.045.02.1.1 includes the following:
- a CDS encoding LysR family transcriptional regulator, which codes for MRNLTLRQFKTVQAIVSHGKIVSAAKVLGLSPPAVTIQLRQVEEEVQLALFDRTSDGMRPTAAGLAFVEAAQAIEERLRLLEDEMDAIKGVRAGSLRLGVVSTAKYFAPRLMAGFMKEHPDIDMRLAVGNRAETIDSLKNHDIDIALMGRPPKEVSVRASVFGDHPLVVIAPPEHPLASARDISKQRIAEEHFLIREPGSGTRISLEIFLSDVPGRIDDLGVEMGSNETIKQAVMAGLGIAFISAHTIAAETEAGRLVILDVAGMPIRRQWFSVMRTDHVISPAMATFNDFLMRRGATYLPLFGKLYPYAEANDAARMQKMRAPGKRPE
- a CDS encoding ABC transporter permease — protein: MPEKVAAVTPAKSGAFGLRHYLICLKGVVIRECLRFLHQRERFISSLVRPLVWLFIFAAGFRQVLGVSIIPPYKTYVLYEVYITPGLCGMILLFSGMQSSLSMVYDREMGNMRILLVSPFPRWYLLLSKMLAGVSVSIAQVYAFLIVAWFWGVKAPPLGYLFVLPALFLSGMMLCALGMLLSSMIKQLENFAGIMNFVIFPGYFASPALYPLWRIQEASPLLYKLCLANPFTYAVELIRFAFYGQIDWVSLGVVAGCTLLFLGGAIIAYDPSRGLIIRKQGTGGND